The following proteins come from a genomic window of Larimichthys crocea isolate SSNF chromosome III, L_crocea_2.0, whole genome shotgun sequence:
- the LOC104929273 gene encoding hyaluronan and proteoglycan link protein 1: protein MTNLLCITIISLTLAASAYSQVTSFPSPTPPPIAVLTAMISVDLGDNVTLPCRLLHKDTMHFGSVGIRVKWTKVADDEALNEDVLLSMGFHKKAYGSFEDRVFLQELDNEDASLIITDVSMFDMGRYRCEVINGMTDTIQEVILEVQGGHVDGVVFPYHPLTGRYNMKFDEALQACADQGAVVATYDQLFEAWKDGLDWCNAGWLSDGTVRYPIKNPREPCGGANNGPGLRSYGHQDREKQFDAFCFATALKGRFYWLVQPERLSFDEAVQACLDDDAEIAKVGHIYSAWKLEGYDRCDAGWLADGSVRYPISRPRKNCSPTEAAVRLVGFPDKMQKSYGVYCFKAEN from the exons atgacgAATCTGCTGTGCATCACAATAATCTCCCTGACCCTGGCTGCCAGTGCATACAGCCAGGTGACGAGCTTTCCctcaccaacaccaccaccaataGCCGTACTAACAG CTATGATTTCAGTTGACTTAGGCGATAACGTCACCCTACCGTGCCGGCTCCTGCACAAGGACACCATGCACTTTGGTAGCGTTGGTATCCGAGTCAAATGGACCAAGGTGGCGGATGATGAAGCACTGAACGAGGATGTGCTGCTTTCAATGGGATTCCACAAGAAGGCCTATGGAAGCTTCGAGGACCGAGTCTTTTTGCAGGAGCTCGACAATGAAGATGCCTCCCTTATAATAACTGACGTCTCCATGTTTGACATGGGAAGATACCGCTGTGAGGTCATCAATGGAATGACAGATACCATCCAAGAGGTTATTTTGGAAGTGCAAGGTGGTCATGTTGATg GTGTTGTATTCCCATACCACCCCCTTACGGGCCGCTACAACATGAAGTTCGATGAAGCTTTACAGGCCTGTGCGGATCAGGGTGCTGTGGTCGCCACCTATGATCAGCTGTTTGAGGCCTGGAAGGACGGCCTGGACTGGTGCAATGCTGGCTGGCTGAGTGATGGCACAGTGCGGTATCCCATCAAAAACCCCAGAGAGCCTTGTGGTGGTGCCAACAACGGGCCTGGCCTCAGAAGCTATGGCCaccaagacagagagaaacagtttGACGCATTCTGCTTTGCCACTGCTCTCAAGG GGAGGTTCTATTGGCTGGTCCAACCCGAAAGGCTGTCCTTTGATGAGGCAGTGCAGGCGTGCTTAGATGATGATGCAGAGATCGCCAAGGTGGGCCATATTTACTCCGCCTGGAAGCTTGAGGGCTACGACCGATGCGATGCTGGCTGGTTGGCTGATGGAAGTGTCCGCTACCCCATCTCCAGGCCCCGCAAGAACTGCAGTCCCACAGAGGCTGCGGTGCGCCTAGTTGGATTCCCGGACAAAATGCAAAAGTCCTATGGTGTTTACTGCTTCAAGGCTGAAAATTGA